The region TCTTGACCACACAGTGGGGTAAGCCTGGTGGACCAGAGACGAAGGGGCTGCGAGAGCGCTGGACGATCCTCTGGGTTGCACCTGTGAGGAAATTCCTTCTAGCTCAAGCCAGGGAGTACGCCGTAGGTCCCTGAATGAATAGTCGGAAAAGTTAAAAATTTGTCATAATGGTAAGAAAACTTTTAGTTATTTATAGACGTGTTGTCGAATGCAGAGAGTTCAAGGCCGACATTAGGACTTTTTCAGCGACTTGACCTGGTCCCGCCGGCGTAACTAATCCCTCATAACTAATTGCCGATAATCACTCTGGGCAATGCCTAAGTACCGTAGTCCAAAGGATTCACCATGGGTGCACGAGCTAGAGTCGACAAAATCGAGCTATATGTGAGTTATAGCGACTTCAATCGACGCATCGGGCTGATCAACAACTACTACGACCTAGTGTCACTTGGCCTTGAAGGCCATGATTTTAGTGGATGCTTCATGTGCGACGACCTGTCGCAGCTCATCGACTTTTGTCGCGAACATCGGCAGTACCATATAGTTACTTGTGACGGACCAGGTAGACGGGTCAACAGGCTCATTCAGGGCAAGGATTACTATATGCTTGCGAATGGGGATAGGGATCCTGCGTTGGTGCTGAATTACCTTTTAGATCCAGATTGGCCACTATCGTACGAAGATGGCGTCAGCTCTGCTCTTGCCGAACTCGACAACATCAAAAATGGTCGTAAGTCTTAGGGTCTTCATTTGGACTTCAATCTGCTTAAACCTAAGCTGGTCCCTATGGAAGCGACCTATTTTGTCGTAGATCGCGATTCGCGGTGAATCTCACTCGTTAGACGCTAATTCCAGAACAAGCAAATATTGAAAAAGGGCGTATGCATCGAAATAGTCTGATTGGGATTGACGTCCTCACCCTCCGTAAACGAAGGGGATTCCCTAGGCTTGCACTGCCTCACGGCAGTGCAAGTGGGTCAGCGCCTCACGTCCGAGGCGGAGAATGTTACGCGCTGCATTGACGTCACGGTCGTGAACCCTACCACATTTGCTGCACTTCCATTCTCTTTTTCCTAACCCGATCCGGGGATATACCTCTAGGCAGATCGCACACGTCCGGGTGGAGTCCCTTTCTTTTATTTCCTGCGCTTGTCCCCCAGCTCTTTGGGCTTTGTAGGAGACTTGCTGTTTAAACTTGCCGATACCGTGGTCTAGACTGATCCCTGCTAGGTTTTTCGAACGATTCATCAGGCGACACGGGACATCACCGATGAAGATCTGGCCGTAGCTCTCGACTAGGCTAGTCGAGGCCTTATGCAAATAGTCACTTCTAGCATGTGCTGTTTTGGCGTGGAGTTTAGCCACTCGCCTAGCCTTAGGTAGCCGGCCGTAACACTTACTGGCAGCCTGCCGCCGCCTGGCGCTGAGCCTAGTACGCTCTAGCCGACGTATTTTGTCCAAGTAACGCTCGCGAAGCCCCGGGCCAGTCAGCTTCCCTCCGCTTGAAAGTGTCGCCATGGACTTGATGCCTATGTCGATGCCGACGGCTTCGTCGGTCGTCGCGTAGGTCAATTGATCGCTCGCAAAAGTGATACTGACAAACCACTGGCCAAGTGCATTCTGACCAAATGATCCCGTCTTGATGACAGCGTCATCAGGCAGCACTCTCGATGCCCAAAACTCAAGCTGTAGCCCGCAGTAAGTTACATTGCCGCGAGCTTTGCTCCGACGCTTGCCGCTGGTGGCACCCGTCCACTCTCTGACTGCGTCAAAGCTAAGCCTGACGCCGGAGGCCTTGAATGGGATCCAGCCAAGCGACTTCCGTCCACGCCAACGAAGCAACTTACGGAATTGAGCCCGTCTCCTGGCATACTCCTCTACCACTGCTTGCACGGTTTGGCTGTGGAGACCCAGATCCTTGGCAGATCCGGCAACTAGATTGTTGAGTTCGAAAGCCGAAAAGAAGTTGGGTACTGTGCGGCTCATACCATCTTTACGCAGGATCACCTTTGTCGAGCTGCGGCGTAGTGCCGTTACTTGAGTCTCTTTGGCATAGTTCCAAACGAAGTTGACTGACCTAGCCATCGCGGTCAGCCTGCGACCTGCACTGCCGCTGTCCTTAACTCGGAATTTCCATGTAGTCAGCGTCATGCGTCTTCCTGAGATGGAAGTGCAATTTATAGCAAGTCACACTAATCCTTTCGAGTGACATGGGCGACGGCAGGCAACTTTTATCCTTGACTCGGTTTCTTACAGGGGACCCCAACTAGGCGGAACTCGCGAGATACTTCGTACTCGCTCGGGCAGGTGCCTTATATCTCCGCCGTGAACGGCGGAGTTTTACGGCACATGGGATAAATATGTCCGTCATGAGGCGAGCATGACGTCCATTGCCATTGGCAAATGCGTGAATCAGGACGAGCCGATGATGAAATCTGGCAGCAAGCTCATCCCAAGGGTAAGTGCTGTGACCGATCCAGTATTTTTTCCGCTGGTACGGTATTGTCCGGCCCAGCGCCACACATCACCGAACATTCTTTTGTGCAGTTCCCGTAAAAAATTATCGCTGAGGATGGCTTTCTTTTTGGTGAGAGCCCAATCTGGATCAAGCGGAGTTGCTCCCTGTGGATACTCTAACCGTATCGTCATTAACGCTTCGTCCAAAGTTCGGGGGCGAGTCGCGTCTTGAGAGATTGAGCGAGTTCTTGCAGCTGCGCCCGGGTGGCTTTAGGCCTTACCTCTTGTTTTTCCAGTTTCATCGTATGGGTCACCGACCGAAGGATCGCGTGCGCGGCCTCTTGCGCTTTTTCGTCAACGATAGCTTCCAGCGTGTCGTCGGGCACGATGGCATAAACAACGCTAAATCCTAGCGCCTGAGCAGCGCGGTCGAGCGCCTCCAGTGTGACTTTACCTTCGCGCTCCCGTTGCTCCAAGCGGACGACAACGCCGTTGTTGGTGCCGAGAAGATGAGCCAATTGCCGCGTTGTTACGCCGAGCGATTCTCGTACAGCCTTGAGCCAGCCCATTCGTGGACGGGGAGTTTTGCTGACCTGTCTCCAGGCTTTGAGTCTCTCGTCCAACTGGCGGCGCTGCTGATGAAGGATGTTTCGATTAAGTTTCATGTTTTTATGATGTTTTTTAAAGCATCACTGTCTCCGCGGTCTAAATCGGCAGAGCTCCTGCCCCTGCGGGATACGAGTCATGGGCCGTTTTTTGACCACGGAGAAAGGGAATGAGGGAGAAAGGAGCACAACACCGATTAAGTCACGGCTTACTTAGAGGCCATTTCAGGCCTATGCACCAGCCACGTACCGACAAAGCTCACCCGGACTAATATCCTTCAGCCGTCGCCCGACCTTGTCCTTAGCCGAGAGTTGAGGCTCAAGGCCCCGCGGCCAGGGGATTTCGAGATCGGGGTCGTTCCAGAGGATGGAGAGTTCGCTGGCGGGTGCGTAGTAGTCGGTGCACTTATAGGCAAACATCGCCGTCTCGCTGGTGACGATAAAGCCGTGGGCAAAGCCTGGTGGCACCCAGAGCTGGCGCTTATTATCGGACG is a window of Deltaproteobacteria bacterium DNA encoding:
- a CDS encoding transposase; its protein translation is MTLTTWKFRVKDSGSAGRRLTAMARSVNFVWNYAKETQVTALRRSSTKVILRKDGMSRTVPNFFSAFELNNLVAGSAKDLGLHSQTVQAVVEEYARRRAQFRKLLRWRGRKSLGWIPFKASGVRLSFDAVREWTGATSGKRRSKARGNVTYCGLQLEFWASRVLPDDAVIKTGSFGQNALGQWFVSITFASDQLTYATTDEAVGIDIGIKSMATLSSGGKLTGPGLRERYLDKIRRLERTRLSARRRQAASKCYGRLPKARRVAKLHAKTAHARSDYLHKASTSLVESYGQIFIGDVPCRLMNRSKNLAGISLDHGIGKFKQQVSYKAQRAGGQAQEIKERDSTRTCAICLEVYPRIGLGKREWKCSKCGRVHDRDVNAARNILRLGREALTHLHCREAVQA
- a CDS encoding mobile mystery protein A, translated to MKLNRNILHQQRRQLDERLKAWRQVSKTPRPRMGWLKAVRESLGVTTRQLAHLLGTNNGVVVRLEQREREGKVTLEALDRAAQALGFSVVYAIVPDDTLEAIVDEKAQEAAHAILRSVTHTMKLEKQEVRPKATRAQLQELAQSLKTRLAPELWTKR